A genome region from Pangasianodon hypophthalmus isolate fPanHyp1 chromosome 11, fPanHyp1.pri, whole genome shotgun sequence includes the following:
- the mespaa gene encoding mesoderm posterior aa, translating to MDVSSSLFQLQDNTEFLFDCEGLLEQSFSASDAGYYSACSSLSPASSTDSNCFSPPTFHYGTGQESFPETFHPKNSSDQEEKKNGKVAKRTGRPRSKFPGLKRQSASEREKLRMRDLTKALHHLRTYLPPSVAPSGQTLTKIETLRLTIRYISYLSAQLELGQEEAAQGSPSAPMQAPNTPAFYEQSFNQVAPQTSSFSTQGVFNMPYCQNAENSSLPPSPAQDYWIPQQQYCYYGQC from the exons ATGGATGTCTCCAGCTCTCTTTTCCAGCTTCAGGATAACACAGAGTTTCTGTTCGACTGTGAGGGCCTCTTGGAGCAAAGCTTCTCTGCTTCTGACGCCGGCTACTACAGCGCCTGCAGCAGCCTCTCACCGGCTTCCTCCACTGATTCCAACTGTTTCTCTCCACCAACTTTCCACTATGGAACAGGACAGGAGAGCTTTCCAGAGACCTTCCATCCAAAAAACAGCAGTGAtcaagaagagaagaaaaatggcAAGGTGGCCAAGAGGACCGGACGACCACGGTCAAAGTTCCCTGGGCTGAAGCGCCAGAGTGCGAGCGAACGGGAGAAGCTCAGGATGAGGGACCTGACCAAAGCATTGCACCATCTCAGGACCTACCTGCCTCCATCAGTGGCTCCCTCTGGACAGACGCTGACCAAGATAGAGACTCTGCGCCTCACCATCCGCTACATTTCCTACCTGTCGGCTCAGCTGGAGCTCGGGCAAGAAGAGGCTGCTCAGGGAAGTCCTTCAGCGCCAATGCAGGCTCCAAACACGCCAGCTTTCTATGAACAGAGCTTTAACCAGGTGGCTCCACAAACATCAAGCTTCTCCACACAAGGGGTCTTCAATATGCCTTACTGTCAG aaTGCAGAGAATAGCAGCCTGCCTCCATCTCCAGCTCAGGATTATTGGATTCCCCAGCAGCAATATTGCTATTATGGACAGTGCTAA
- the mespba gene encoding mesoderm posterior ba codes for MDSSSVIHHPHSRWSSPSSDSELYSVSSPETVSPAPSMDLNCSPSYQPKLTKLHKATSRLTKTPGSPSGLARRTRRSRLKNPSEQRQNASEKEKLRMRDLTKALHHLRTYLPPSVAPVGQTLTKIETLRLTIRYISYLSAQLGLSEEYLSQRKQMSNGDGWRSSPEILGYFQCRSTSTEWGEGQVYGEYAEQHQTASSLEYSEQGMDMSQYSTQLSEPKTDQIYSSETNTFQQQQCAQFTQSCQVYGYQLVPPAFWS; via the exons ATGGACAGCTCCAGTGTCATCCACCATCCTCACAGCCGGTGGAGCAGCCCAAGCTCTGACTCTGAGCTCTACAGCGTGTCCTCCCCTGAGACTGTCTCTCCAGCACCTTCCATGGACCTCAACTGCTCTCCATCTTACCAACCCAAGCTCACCAAGCTTCACAAAGCCACCTCCAGACTGACCAAAACGCCTGGTTCTCCTTCAGGCCTTGCCAGGAGGACGCGAAGATCTAGGCTGAAGAACCCAAGCGAGCAGCGTCAGAATGCCAGCGAGAAAGAGAAGCTCAGGATGAGGGACCTAACAAAAGCTCTGCACCATCTCAGGACCTACCTGCCTCCATCAGTGGCTCCTGTCGGACAGACGCTGACCAAGATCGAGACTCTGCGCCTCACCATCCGCTATATCTCGTACCTGTCAGCTCAGCTCGGGCTCAGTGAAGAATAtctgtctcagaggaagcagatGAGCAATGGGGATGGATGGAGAAGTTCTCCAGAGATTCTGGGCTATTTTCAGTGCAGATCTACAAGCACAGAGTGGGGAGAAGGACAAGTATATGGTGAATATGCAGAACAGCATCAGACTGCGAGCAGTTTGGAGTACTCAGAGCAGGGAATGGATATGAGCCAGTACAGCACACAGCTCTCAGAGCCAAAGACGGATCAGATCTACAGCTCGGAGACAAACACATTTCAGCAACAGCAGTGTGCCCAGTTCACACAGTCGTGCCAG GTTTACGGCTACCAGCTTGTACCTCCGGCCTTTTGGAGCTAA